The nucleotide sequence CAACACACGTAAATCTATAATTTTATTTGTAATTTTATTACTACAAGAGGTCAAAATGTTACGTAAAGTTTTCTATATTTCTGATGGGACAGCAATCACAGCAGAGGTGTTTGGGCATGCTGTTCTCTCTCAGTTTCCCGTTGAGTTTGAGTCACTTACTATTCCATTTGTGGAAACAGAAGCTAAAGCAAATGAAGTTAAGACTCAAATCAATGATTGTTTTATTACAACAGGTGAGCGCCCTTTAGTCTTCCACTCCATCGTAAAAGCGGAGATCCGAAACATAATCTACAGCAGTGAAGGCTTGGATTACGATTTTCTGAACACATTTGTCGCGCCATTAGAGCAACAATTGGGAATAAAGGCCTCTCCAGTGGTTCATCGTACCCACGGCAACATGAATGAGAGTTATGAAGCTCGTATCAATGCCATAAATTACACCATGGATAATGATGACGGTCAGACATTAAAGAATATAGATAAGGCTGATTTGGTCTTATTAGGCGTTTCCCGATGTGGCAAGACCCCTAGTAGTCTCTACCTTTCGATGCAGTTCGGTATAAAAGCGGCAAACTATCCCTTTGTCGAAGATGACATGGATAACCTAAAACTGCCCGATGAACTAAAACGTAATAAGAGCAAACTATTTGGTCTAACTATCGATCCTGTGCGTCTGCACGAAATACGCCAGAGTAGAATGGAGAACAGTCGTTACTCATCATTAAGACAATGCCGTATCGAGGTTAAAGAGGTCGAGATGATGTATAAGCGTGAAAGGATACCGTATGTGAACACGACGAATCACTCGGTTGAGGAGATAGCCACCAAAATATTGGCCATGACAGGACTTGAACGTCACATGTTCTAAATTAGCTCTCTATATACAGCGTTAATGCTTAAGCACGATCCACTCAGCCATAAGACTTATATCGTAAAAAAACCTCCGATTTGGCAATTTATCTGCACGGTGACCTATAAATACTCTAATTTTTCCCGAGTTAGGCGCTGTGCATCTTGTCATGATTGGTTATAATCCGATGCAATCAGGCGAAATGCCCATACGAACGCTCGGTATAATGAATGACCATTAAAACAGATGAACTACGCACCACTTTATTATGTAAAGCTATCTCACCTGCTAAGTTAGCTTCTGAATTCCCATTAACTCAAGATGCTGCCAGCTACTTAGTGCAGCAACGACGTGAAGTGGAAGCCATTTTAACTGGCGATGATCAGCGACTATTAGTGATCATTGGCCCTTGCTCTATCCATGACACGAGTGCAGCGATCGATTATGCAAAGCGTTTGTCTGTTCTGCATCAAGAATTAAAAGACGATCTATGTATATTAATGCGCGTCTACTTTGAGAAACCAAGAACGACGGTGGGTTGGAAAGGATTAATTTCAGATCCCGATCTCGATGGTAGCTTTAATGCAAATAAAGGCCTGCGTTTAGCCCGTCAGTTGCTACAAGAGATCACTGAGCTTAAACTGCCTATTGCCACTGAGTTCCTCGATATGGTGAACGGTCAATATATTGCAGATTTGATCACTTGGGGCGCTGTAGGAGCTCGCACAACAGAAAGCCAAATTCATCGTGAAATGGCATCAGCTCTATCTTGCCCGGTAGGCTTTAAAAATGGCACTGACGGTAATATCAATATCGCGATTGATGCAGTGCGCGCTGCGAAATCTCCTCATATCTTCTACTCTCCGGATAAAGACGGCGCCATGGCCGTTTACCGTACCAGCGGTAATCCCTATGGGCACATTATTCTACGCGGTGGTAAACAGCCTAATTACCATGCTGATGATATCAATGCCGCAGCGCAGCAGTTAAACGATGTCGGCGTATCACACCGCATGGTGGTTGATTTCAGTCACGGTAATAGCCAAAAGAAACATGAACAGCAGATTGCAGTTGCTGACAGTATCATGGAGCAGATGCGTCAAGGCTCTACTGCCATCGCAGGCATTATGGCTGAAAGCTTCATTGAAGAAGGTACCCAGAAAGTGGTTCCAGGCGAAACACTTGTTTATGGTAAAAGTATCACTGATGCTTGCCTGCACTGGGAAGATTCTGAAATACTGATCCGTGCTCTTGCAAAGGCGTCAAGGGACAGAATTAACTTGTTAAACACATAAATTTGCATCTAAAAAAGCTTCACTGTTTAACAGTGAAGCTTTTTTACGTCAGTTACATATCAATTATTGGCTGCAAGGCCCCAAGTCCTTCCAAACGCCCCACTCTCCAGATCCCGAGGGAACATCATTTTTAGTCCACCACTGTGCTTGGTAGCGAACCGAATTATAAGCGACCTCATCACCACTGTCGTAAACAACACTATCAGTCCAGAGTGTTAAGTCACAACCACTTGGTGGCTCAGTCGGTGTCTTTACATCAAGTCTAAACGTAAACCCTAACTGCTTAGTCCATACTTTATTCAGAGCTAAGTCTTCTGAATAAGCAATGTCACCCGTGGCCTCCTTAATACCAACTTGAACCAGCTCAGCATGTAGTTGCACGACCGACTCAGCTAACTGACGAGCCCATAAGTCCGTCATTATATTGGTCGAATCAATCGCTAGCTTTTCAAATACACGCTCTTCTCCTTGTGCACTAAACAGACGGAACCAGACTTCATCCCCTTCATTAGCGGTTAAACCATTCGCGATGTATTGCTCAAGCTCTGTCCACTCAAGCGGCTCGGTATCGTTAACGATGTTAATGTCACTGCAGTTGTAAAAGCCTTCACCAGCAGCATCTTCACGCTGCCATCGGGTATATAACGTCGCAGGCCCACTTCTATCCAGTGGGAAAGGAATGGCAATTTGATACACTTTTTTGCCATTAACCTCGCTCACTGCAATGTTAGCCACTTGGGCAATAAGGGTAAGCTTTTCCCAACTCAACACTTCGCTGGCCACATCAAAAGTCTCATCGGATAGATAAAACTCCCAAAAGCTTGGGTTATGAGGCGTGTGAGCATCAAAAATAACGGTGATCTCTCCATCCGCATCCGGCGTCATATCACTTCGCTGCCAAAACATAGAAGGGTTATCCATGCCGGATTTTTCGACATCGCCACCAGCACAAAGTTGGCCATTGGGTATCGCTGACTGCACCGCTGTAGTGCTATTGTAATTCATCACATTTTTAGAAAACTCATTGTTTTGAACCAGCTGTTTAGTCCCTGTTGTTAAAAGCGCTGCACGGCAGGCCAAATTGGGGATCGCTGAGCCATCATCAGGCCACCAATATCCACCATCATCGACACAAAACTGTTGACGCGCTTTTGGGCTATCCATATAACCATGTGCATTCACACTGGACACTGACATCGCATTTGCGAGCAGTATTGTGCCCAATGTCATTGAGTATGCTTTAAAATTAAGTTTCATAATCATCTCAAATTAGGCAGGTATATCGTAATCACCTCCCGTAATGTTGGAGTAATGCCACTTTTCTCAGAGGCATTGAGGATTGTACTTATCAAAATGAGGGCTTTGATTAAGGTATTGTCCTTAATCAAGCCCTTTCTGCTTAGTCGATATTACAAACAAAGCCCCAATCCGTGCTGGATGAGCTTGGCTTAGCATTTGTCCACCAAAGTGCACTAAACACAGCCGTTTCATCCTTCATCTTATCGCCGCCAGCAGCATGACTAGGGTTACCTTGCCAATCTGTTTGCGGGAAATTAGGGTATGCAGACACAGTGCTGGCATCAATACCAGCATCGCTGCATAAGTCAGAACTTGGCGGAGTGGTATCCCCACAGCCAGAGCCGGTTGGATCGAGTTCACACTCATCAGGCAGCGTGTCACCAGATTGACCGAAGTCATAAGTCACACCATCAAAAGTCACAGTGAAATTTGATGGCATAGACACAGGTAGGTAATACTTAATGGTGCCGCCGAA is from Shewanella sp. MTB7 and encodes:
- the ppsR gene encoding posphoenolpyruvate synthetase regulatory kinase/phosphorylase PpsR → MLRKVFYISDGTAITAEVFGHAVLSQFPVEFESLTIPFVETEAKANEVKTQINDCFITTGERPLVFHSIVKAEIRNIIYSSEGLDYDFLNTFVAPLEQQLGIKASPVVHRTHGNMNESYEARINAINYTMDNDDGQTLKNIDKADLVLLGVSRCGKTPSSLYLSMQFGIKAANYPFVEDDMDNLKLPDELKRNKSKLFGLTIDPVRLHEIRQSRMENSRYSSLRQCRIEVKEVEMMYKRERIPYVNTTNHSVEEIATKILAMTGLERHMF
- a CDS encoding 3-deoxy-7-phosphoheptulonate synthase — its product is MTIKTDELRTTLLCKAISPAKLASEFPLTQDAASYLVQQRREVEAILTGDDQRLLVIIGPCSIHDTSAAIDYAKRLSVLHQELKDDLCILMRVYFEKPRTTVGWKGLISDPDLDGSFNANKGLRLARQLLQEITELKLPIATEFLDMVNGQYIADLITWGAVGARTTESQIHREMASALSCPVGFKNGTDGNINIAIDAVRAAKSPHIFYSPDKDGAMAVYRTSGNPYGHIILRGGKQPNYHADDINAAAQQLNDVGVSHRMVVDFSHGNSQKKHEQQIAVADSIMEQMRQGSTAIAGIMAESFIEEGTQKVVPGETLVYGKSITDACLHWEDSEILIRALAKASRDRINLLNT
- a CDS encoding lytic polysaccharide monooxygenase, yielding MKLNFKAYSMTLGTILLANAMSVSSVNAHGYMDSPKARQQFCVDDGGYWWPDDGSAIPNLACRAALLTTGTKQLVQNNEFSKNVMNYNSTTAVQSAIPNGQLCAGGDVEKSGMDNPSMFWQRSDMTPDADGEITVIFDAHTPHNPSFWEFYLSDETFDVASEVLSWEKLTLIAQVANIAVSEVNGKKVYQIAIPFPLDRSGPATLYTRWQREDAAGEGFYNCSDINIVNDTEPLEWTELEQYIANGLTANEGDEVWFRLFSAQGEERVFEKLAIDSTNIMTDLWARQLAESVVQLHAELVQVGIKEATGDIAYSEDLALNKVWTKQLGFTFRLDVKTPTEPPSGCDLTLWTDSVVYDSGDEVAYNSVRYQAQWWTKNDVPSGSGEWGVWKDLGPCSQ